One part of the Anopheles coustani chromosome 2, idAnoCousDA_361_x.2, whole genome shotgun sequence genome encodes these proteins:
- the LOC131265203 gene encoding uncharacterized protein LOC131265203: MVNSSCKMSQAALLIVGTFVLGSLAGLTPLGKERPRTLQMIGATNPRMLHRISADLQPDTSKVVHIQVPYYIDRPKVRTKKFKPWIPRGHRFATSGGHLPVQQLSIGTATFGSPFPREIPLKGIPIGATGEFLQTGGAAGGSSGPGPYDTPFVPVMKPSPVNPLHPPERPTPEIMFEPISILPLEAPSFETLRNHVNFLKQKQQAFFEGQGREFGFSGAIVPEELDYFGKHHGGAIHNGDVGDGVEEGERNTLSEDDFGQNDRKYDRRGKVLVGSEEAQSGEADFYDSDGKQYSDDDFEDSREEADRVAAFEPKKVYTQVRHQETIRHVPRREQPEEEEEDYNDDGARDNEDEEEDDEGEEGREEDGDDDDEEEDDEGGGNRAYALSKGSDHHQPIKERVKEHRKNIVYSEKGREAQKFDHGSEERFGEFEQNQTSKPRRDSKKSKRNRIKRSEPEGAKTPSDAEERLRSEVVDVLAYIILGNASNITSLPQPEALTDPRELQGEELLRFLDEAIQNTTQYLPEPALEGGEVISIVSPPRNVVKFPYYNRPASEIDVDSALRYAENLTTFSGGLYGSKAGGVECNEVDVELEDEPEPIAEGGSDNGFRPIKRLKGLGDKIDCLKAKHFGREPLDNPLFREEFVGSPRKAGSSVVTLPQQPNPAVAVYNDVIRHIKKHLASQQRNKNSKSDTDQDTVMIAVPRVLNLDADGDSSDDRFTIDVGRRREPRLAFPQANPLPVSNHISVPIFDISKYVPRFMMRANDDLFADDLEDAKLIPLRPRPTTPAPFVPVTPRLSTPKVRLQTLVKTAEQLAEGAVAVEEGVERQLTTAQPVRDDIADAFDDVITKRPEPPAPLPPIHQYSVVEQDPKDGDPEPTFNKSGPPYAALALEPPVAQSILKQRIAPIERNQLDFHKGKKRSPKIPARKSRRPTGVTRKKVLVFYH; encoded by the coding sequence ATGGTGAACTCCAGCTGTAAAATGTCACAAGCGGCGCTGTTGATCGTCGGTACGTTCGTGTTGGGATCGTTGGCGGGCCTTACGCCGTTGGGTAAAGAGAGACCGCGAACCCTGCAGATGATCGGTGCGACGAACCCTCGCATGCTGCATCGGATCAGTGCCGACCTGCAGCCGGACACGTCCAAGGTGGTGCACATCCAGGTGCCGTACTACATCGATCGGCCGAAAGTACGCACGAAAAAGTTCAAACCATGGATCCCCCGTGGACACCGGTTCGCGACTTCCGGTGGCCATCTGCCGGTGCAACAACTATCGATAGGTACAGCCACTTTTGGTTCACCGTTCCCTCGAGAGATTCCGCTCAAGGGTATTCCGATCGGTGCAACCGGTGAGTTCCTGCAGACGGGGGGAGCGGCTGGTGGTAGCAGTGGTCCCGGACCTTACGATACTCCCTTCGTGCCGGTGATGAAACCGAGCCCCGTCAACCCACTGCACCCACCGGAACGGCCGACACCGGAGATTATGTTCGAACCGATCAGCATCCTCCCGCTGGAAGCGCCCTCGTTCGAGACGCTACGCAATCACGTCAACTTCCTCAAGCAAAAACAACAGGCTTTCTTCGAGGGGCAAGGTCGGGAGTTCGGGTTCAGCGGTGCCATCGTTCCGGAAGAACTGGACTACTTCGGAAAGCACCATGGAGGTGCCATACACAACGGGGATGTAGGCGATGGTGTGGAGGAAGGCGAGCGCAACACCCTTTCGGAGGATGACTTTGGCCAGAACGATCGGAAGTACGATCGGCGGGGAAAGGTTCTGGTGGGCAGCGAGGAAGCGCAGTCGGGTGAGGCCGACTTCTATGACTCCGATGGCAAGCAGTACAGTGACGACGATTTTGAGGATTCGCGCGAAGAAGCGGACCGGGTGGCGGCGTTTGAGCCGAAGAAGGTCTACACTCAGGTGCGCCATCAGGAGACGATACGCCACGTGCCGAGGCGTGAGCAaccggaggaggaagaggaagacTATAACGACGACGGTGCACGAGACAATGAGGATGAGGAAGAGGATGATGAAGGCGAGGAGGGAAGAGAAGAGGAcggtgatgatgacgatgaggaGGAAGACGACGAGGGCGGCGGCAATCGGGCGTACGCTCTGTCGAAAGGATCGGACCATCACCAACCGATCAAGGAGCGGGTGAAAGAGCATCGGAAAAATATCGTCTACAGCGAGAAGGGACGTGAGGCGCAAAAGTTTGACCACGGTTCGGAGGAGCGATTCGGTGAGTTCGAGCAGAACCAGACGAGCAAACCGAGGCGCGACTCAAAAAAGTCCAAACGAAACCGAATCAAGCGATCAGAACCGGAAGGGGCTAAAACCCCGTCCGACGCTGAGGAACGCTTGCGAAGTGAGGTAGTGGACGTGCTTGCTTATATTATCTTAGGGAATGCTTCCAACATAACCTCACTTCCCCAACCGGAAGCGCTGACCGATCCTCGGGAGCTGCAGGGCGAAGAGTTACTGCGGTTTTTGGATGAGGCGATCCAGAACACAACCCAGTATCTTCCTGAGCCAGCTCTGGAGGGTGGCGAAGTGATAAGCATCGTGTCGCCACCGAGGAACGTCGTGAAGTTCCCGTACTACAACCGACCGGCGTCCGAGATCGACGTCGATTCCGCCCTCCGGTATGCCGAGAACCTGACCACCTTCAGCGGGGGACTGTACGGTAGCAAAGCCGGAGGAGTCGAGTGCAACGAGGTGGATGTGGAGCTGGAGGACGAACCGGAACCGATTGCCGAGGGTGGGTCGGACAATGGTTTCCGACCAATCAAGCGCCTCAAAGGACTGGGTGACAAAATTGACTGTTTGAAGGCGAAACACTTTGGGCGCGAACCGCTTGACAATCCTCTGTTTAGGGAGGAGTTTGTGGGAAGTCCGAGGAAAGCGGGATCCAGTGTGGTGACGCTGCCGCAACAACCCAACCCGGCCGTCGCAGTGTACAATGACGTGATACGACACATCAAGAAGCACCTGGCCAGTCAGCAGCGTAACAAGAACTCCAAGTCGGACACGGACCAGGACACGGTGATGATTGCCGTGCCGAGGGTACTGAACCTGGATGCCGACGGGGACAGCTCGGACGATCGGTTTACGATCGACGTCGGGCGGAGACGGGAACCACGGCTTGCCTTTCCCCAGGCAAACCCGCTTCCAGTCTCGAATCACATCAGCGTTCCCATCTTCGATATCAGCAAGTATGTGCCTCGGTTTATGATGCGCGCGAACGACGATCTCTTCGCCGATGACCTCGAAGACGCCAAGCTGATTCCGCTCCGCCCCCGGCCTACTACACCAGCGCCGTTCGTACCGGTCACGCCACGTCTCAGCACACCGAAGGTGCGTCTTCAGACGTTGGTCAAGACGGCCGAACAGCTGGCCGAAGGGGCAGTCGCCGTAGAGGAGGGAGTGGAGCGGCAACTCACCACGGCACAACCCGTACGGGACGACATTGCCGATGCGTTCGATGATGTGATTACGAAGCGACCGGAACCACCCGCCCCATTGCCACCGATTCATCAGTACAGTGTGGTGGAGCAGGATCCAAAAGATGGCGATCCAGAGCCCACGTTCAACAAGTCGGGACCTCCGTATGCGGCGCTAGCCCTGGAACCGCCGGTAGCGCAGAGCATTCTCAAGCAGCGGATTGCCCCGATCGAGCGGAACCAGCTCGATTTCCACAAGGGCAAGAAGCGATCGCCAAAGATTCCGGCACGCAAGTCCCGAAGGCCTACCGGGGTGACGCGCAAGAAGGTGCTGGTATTCTACCACTGA
- the LOC131262313 gene encoding shematrin-like protein 1 yields the protein MASFKATLFFALVALVAIVSAIPAPQQPAAARQAIEPRPAPAADAADELEAGADDKDLKGASSFGYGYYGGYPGYYGYGYPGYAYSYGWGRYPYYRYGGLYGGYWY from the exons ATGGCTTCGTTCAAAGCT ACCCTCTTCTTCGCCCTCGTCGCCCTGGTCGCGATCGTATCGGCAATCCCCGCTCCGCAGCAGCCGGCCGCAGCCCGGCAGGCGATCGAACCGCGGCCAGCACCGGCCGCCGACGCCGCCGACGAGCTGGAAGCTGGTGCGGACGACAAGGACCTGAAGGGTGCATCCTCGTTCGGCTACGGATACTACGGCGGCTACCCCGGTTATTACGGATACGGCTACCCGGGCTACGCCTACTCCTACGGTTGGGGTC GCTACCCATACTACCGCTACGGTGGACTGTACGGAGGCTACTGGTACTAG
- the LOC131265204 gene encoding uncharacterized protein LOC131265204: MAPSPRPRVDTSAPLLHVEHVLKTGKLVGDIERLRTVACENRELLKKINQICRSRGFLNVNYSYRVHQSLNSEARTRSARLVECENRKLLDRLLRKQAAVHSNLRQCGKIDAYFSGSAENPHQLTIDFWERTDRWLCQLNVTLQEKPCEENRAGWKRGNIFRIFRDTCLVLRSQPISQDEEVTGRGENVLRDVAKGCLVRQRHASKEHLLLTLRKIGTISGATLLGRVDPGSFDKLDVLNYYGSKFGRCLEPLTYHVTFGKT; the protein is encoded by the exons ATGGCACCAAGCCCACGTCCTCGTGTGGACACCAGCGCCCCTTTGTTACACGTGGAACACGTGCTCAAAACGGGAAAATTGGTCGGTGACATCGAACGGTTGCGGACGGTGGCGTGCGAAAATCGGGAGTTGCtgaagaaaattaatcaaatctGCCGGAGTCGA GGTTTCCTGAACGTCAACTACAGCTACCGTGTCCACCAAAGTCTCAATTCCGAAGCACGAACGCGCTCGGCACGCCTGGTCGAGtgtgaaaatcgaaaactacTTGATCGGTTGCTACGGAAGCAAGCAGCGGTGCACAGCAACCTTCGACAGTGCGGAAAAATAGACGCGTATTTCTCCGGTTCGGCAGAAAACCCTCACCAGctgacaatcgatttttgGGAACGCACCGATCGGTGGTTGTGTCAGCTCAACGTCACCTTGCAGGAAAAGCCCTGTGAAGAGAATCGGGCCGGTTGGAAGCGTGGAAACATCTTTCGAATCTTTCGTGACACCTGCCTGGTGCTACGATCGCAACCGATTTCCCAGGATGAGGAAGTCACTGGGAGAGGGGAGAATGTTTTGCGTGACGTTGCAAAAGGGTGCCTCGTGAGACAACGGCACGCGTCGAAGGAACATTTGCTGCTAACGCTGCGGAAAATCGGAACCATTTCCGGCGCAACGCTCTTGGGACGAGTTGATCCAGGTTCGTTTGATAAACTAGATGTACTAAATTATTATGGATCTAAATTCGGTCGTTGCTTGGAGCCGCTTACTTACCATGTAACTTTTGGGAAAACTTAG
- the LOC131262305 gene encoding unconventional myosin-Va: MSSKELYVKDARVWIPHPETVWEGAVVAQDYNTNDKQLQLVTDRGVPHTVQLKSADDLPPLRNPAILIGQNDLTALSYLHEPDVLYNLEVRFCDRQAIYTYCGIVLVAINPYAELPLYGADLIRAYRGHAMGELEPHIFAVSEEAYAKLEREKCDISIIVSGESGAGKTVSAKYAMRYFAAVGGSESETQIEKKVLASSPIMEAIGNAKTTRNDNSSRFGKFTKLLFLDNHTKALTGGTMQTYLLEKSRVVFQAPGERNYHIFYQLCAGRDRWPELMLDHQDKFHFLNQGASPNISKLSDRDQFDDTLNALRTLGFDDGELGDILKVVASVLHLGNVVFSHRQKSQTSQEVDSEACSIASNDLHLNVFCDILQLDRAELRKWLVTRQIESMNDSVLIPMNKQTAEATRDALAKHIYAELFQHIVQKINRNLAGSKKQTCCFIGVLDIYGFETFDINSFEQFCINYANEKLQQQFNQHVFKLEQEQYLREGIEWKMIDFYDNQPCIDLIEAKLGILDLLDEECRMPRGSDESWVGKLMEKCAGKYKHFERPRFGNSAFLIRHFSDTVQYESCGFLEKNRDTVSRELVSVLKASGMRLCQRLMVAQEEGHQDVTQPVAGVKIMVSAARAQQSLEKKKKPMTQKQQRKTVGSQFRESLTQLITTLHNTTPHYVRCIKPNDDKAPFKWEAPKIVQQLRACGVLETVRISAAGFPSRWKYEDFYDRYRLLCQSASNGGELNVKDTCASIVQRWLVDADKYRLGKTQLFFRAGQVAYLEQVRSDTRKKYIVIVQSLIRRFVCRRRYLRLKQTALGLQRHARGMLARKRADNLRKNRAAITIQRYTRGWLQRKKYVQIRRAVLGIQTRARGFMARRTFRAVLDNYKATQIQRFCRGYLARRRYRERLAHIIKCQAAVRRFLARRAFKKLKAEARTVAHIQKMYKGLENKIIELQQRYDGLSKENAGLRKQNAEVLELRQKLEGMKRLEAELKLLQLQLVERDEKLVLSIRQLEGERDEKMQLLEEKQREEEERLRERDAFEQELKKVRQQVTEITAVQQVERARLVSQADTDEIHAAYQRTVKDKDTLENENVALRQEVRRLQRIMADSHELKTHSRSVSNASSTNEEDYGYTSGRNTLDIRHASPHPYEGDVGGGTVRGAHRGPSGSVGGNYSVSSTIVASHGERRGEKKHPFIDYDRVHRIPPESIGLLKDPSDSHVGDSPEKDQTAIILRMRKLFEEEKSKSEQLRKELTRLKKSSTVSTEDSIRASELEVENEKLRQDYNLLRNSIKRGVESREMEAQYGALQEELKRRREECISLKAVLAQQSQSLRSLGQAVNGETSLRIHDEGELMEAFQAQKLVNRQLESELRAITDANNESLVESNRIIDGLKAENGELQAILQQHVEENDAQEPPVDVDTLRQTEQYLRHELRKSTGEYVGLQEQLNELLAKNNELLKKNNILANRLRDHGLNDSILMNDEFHNMVAVVKKQTQSSQGILKYRQEDESKIMQRLVTDLKPRVAVTLAPSLPAYMVFMCIRYTDLVNMDQHVRSLLTRFVQMIKRLYKGANSVEVRVMWLANTLTLHNLMKQFGGYPEYKKYNTDAQNAQQLKNFDLAEYRQVIHETIVSIHGVLIRQIQESLKQYVVPAILHHDETARGKSRRTMSLDMSPEQQGRSEPELLVQQLECVYNHLASFGLDGCYIEQIFKQLMYFICAVSVNNLMLRGDLCMWKTGMKLRFNMGCLEGWVRTKNMSTSDVMKPFQPLNQISSILQLRKTEEDVQTLLEQCTLLSTAQVLKIIKSYKPDDCEDQIKPAFIERLTQQLNLRSEQRESDTYMMDEEIVSPLVVVFKYSEINLEEIEIPPELNLEGLVTMI, from the exons GACGCCCGAGTATGGATACCGCACCCAGAAACGGTCTGGGAGGGGGCCGTGGTGGCGCAGGATTACAACACAAACGACAAACAGCTCCAGCTAGTCACCGACCGGGGTGTACCGCACACGGTGCAGCTGAAGAGTGCCGACGACTTGCCACCGCTGCGCAATCCGGCCATCCTGATCGGCCAGAATGATCTCACCGCGCTGTCCTATCTGCACGAGCCGGACGTGCTGTACAATCTGGAGGTGCGGTTTTGCGACCGCCAGGCCATCTACACCTACTGCGGCATCGTGCTGGTGGCCATCAATCCGTACGCCGAGCTGCCCCTGTACGGTGCCGACCTGATACGGGCGTACCGGGGGCATGCCATGGGCGAGCTGGAGCCGCACATCTTCGCCGTGTCGGAGGAGGCGTACGCCAAGCTGGAGCGCGAGAAGTGCGACATCAGCATCATCGTTAGCGGCGAGTCGGGGGCGGGCAAAACGGTGTCGGCCAAGTACGCCATGCGCTACTTTGCCGCCGTTGGTGGCAGCGAGTCGGAGACGCAGATCGAAAAGAAGGTGCTGGCGAGCAGCCCGATCATGGAGGCGATCGGGAACGCGAAAACGACCCGCAACGACAACAGCTCCCGGTTCGGCAAGTTTACCAAACTGCTGTTCCTGGACAACCACACGAAGGCGCTGACGGGGGGCACGATGCAGACGTACCTACTGGAGAAGTCGCGCGTTGTCTTTCAAGCGCCGGGCGAGCGGAACTATCACATCTTCTACCAGCTGTGCGCCGGGCGGGACCGGTGGCCGGAACTGATGCTGGACCATCAGGACAAGTTTCACTTTCTCAACCAGGGCGCGTCGCCCAACATTAGCAAGCTGTCCGATCGGGACCAGTTCGACGATACGCTGAACGCGCTGCGCACGCTCGGCTTCGATGACGGCGAGCTGGGGGATATCTTGAAGGTGGTCGCCTCGGTGCTGCACCTGGGCAATGTGGTGTTCAGCCACCGGCAGAAGAGCCAAACGAGCCAGGAGGTGGACAGCGAGGCGTGTTCGATTGCGAGCAACGATCTGCATCTGAACGTGTTCTGTGACATTCTGCAGCTGGACCGGGCGGAGCTGCGCAAGTGGCTTGTGACACGCCAGATCGAATCGATGAACGACAGTGTGCTGATACCGATGAACAAGCAGACGGCGGAGGCAACGAGGGACGCATTGGCAAAGCACATCTACGCCGAGCTGTTCCAGCACATCGTGCAGAAGATCAACCGCAATCTGGCCGGGAGCAAGAAACAAACCTGTTGCTTTATTG GTGTGCTCGATATCTACGGCTTCGAAACGTTCGACATAAACTCGTTCGAGCAGTTCTGCATCAACTACGCCAACGAGAAGCTCCAGCAGCAGTTCAACCAGCACGTGTTCAAGCTGGAACAGGAGCAGTATCTGCGCGAGGGCATCGAGTGGAAGATGATCGACTTCTACGACAACCAGCCGTGCATCGATCTGATCGAGGCGAAGCTCGGCATACTGGACCTGCTGGACGAGGAGTGCCGGATGCCGCGCGGCAGCGACGAATCGTGGGTCGGCAAGCTGATGGAGAAGTGCGCCGGCAAGTACAAGCACTTCGAGAGGCCGCGCTTCGGCAACAGTGCGTTCTTGATACGCCACTTCTCCGACACGGTGCAGTACGAATCGTGCGGCTTCCTCGAGAAGAACCGTGATACCGTCTCGCGGGAGCTGGTAAGTGTGCTGAAGGCGTCCGGGATGCGATTGTGCCAGCGGCTTATGGTTGCACAGGAGGAGGGTCACCAGGACGTGACCCAACCGGTGGCCGGGGTGAAGATTATGGTCAGTGCGGCACGAGCTCAG CAATCgttggagaaaaagaaaaag CCGATGACTCAGAAGCAGCAGAGAAAAACGGTTGGTTCACAGTTCCGTGAAAGCTTGACGCAGCTTATAACGACGCTCCACAACACGACGCCACATTACGTTCGATGCATAAAG CCCAACGATGACAAAGCACCGTTCAAATGGGAAGCACCGAAAATCGTGCAGCAGCTGCGCGCTTGCGGGGTGCTCGAAACAGTCCGCATTTCGGCCGCCGGCTTCCCGTCGCGCTGGAAGTACGAAGACTTCTACGATCGCTACCGGTTGCTGTGCCAATCGGCGTCGAACGGTGGCGAGCTGAACGTGAAGGACACGTGTGCCAGCATCGTGCAGCGCTGGTTGGTCGACGCGGACAAGTACCGGTTGGGTAAGACGCAGCTGTTCTTTCGCGCGGGCCAGGTGGCCTATCTGGAGCAGGTCCGTAGCGACACCCGAAAGAAGTACATCGTCATCGTGCAGTCGCTGATCAGGCGGTTCGTCTGTCGAAGGCGCTACCTGCGGCTCAAGCAGACCGCACTCGGGCTGCAGCGTCACGCCCGTGGAATGTTGGCAAGAAA GCGAGCGGATAACTTACGGAAAAACCGTGCAGCGATTACGATCCAGCGGTACACCCGTGGTTGGTTGCAGCGCAAAAAGTACGTGCAGATCCGTCGGGCTGTGCTCGGGATACAAACGCGCGCTCGCGGCTTTATGGCACGACGCACGTTCCGTGCAGTGCTGGACAACTACAAGGCTACCCAGATCCAACGGTTCTGTCGTGGTTACCTGGCGCGTCGGCGTTACCGCGAGCGGTTGGCGCACATCATCAAGTGTCAGGCTGCGGTTCGGCGATTCCTGGCGCGACGTGCGTTTAAGAAGCTGAAGGCTGAGGCACGCACCGTGGCGCATATCCAGAAGATGTACAAGGGCCTGGAGAACAAGATTATCGAGTTGCAGCAGCGGTACGACGGGCTGTCGAAGGAGAACGCCGGCCTCCGGAAGCAGAACGCTGAGGTGCTGGAGTTGCGCCAGAAGCTCGAAGGCATGAAGCGGCTGGAGGCTGAGTTAAAGCTTCTCCAACTGCAGCTGGTCGAACGGGACGAAAAGCTGGTACTCTCCATCCGCCAGCTGGAGGGTGAACGGGATGAAAAGATGCAGCTGCTCGAGGAGAAGCAACGGGAGGAGGAAGAGCGCCTGCGCGAGCGAGATGCGTTCGAGCAGGAGTTGAAAAAGGTGCGCCAACAGGTGACGGAGATTACGGCCGTCCAGCAGGTCGAACGGGCCCGGTTGGTATCGCAGGCGGACACCGACGAGATCCATGCCGCCTACCAGCGCACGGTGAAGGACAAGGACACGCTGGAGAACGAAAACGTGGCGCTCCGGCAGGAGGTGCGCCGGCTGCAGCGCATTATGGCGGACTCGCATGAGCTGAAAACTCATTCACGCTCCGTCAGCAATGCGTCCAGCACGAACGAGGAGGACTACGGCTACACCTCCGGGCGCAACACGCTGGACATCCGGCACGCCTCGCCGCATCCGTACGAAGGTGATGTCGGGGGTGGCACTGTGCGCGGGGCTCACCGCGGCCCCAGTGGGTCTGTTGGTGGTAATTATAGCGTTAGTAGTACAATTGTCGCTAGTCACGGTGAGCGAAGGGGTGAGAAAAAGCATCCTTTCATCGATTATGATCGGGTACACCGGATTCCGCCGGAGTCGATCGGACTGCTGAAAG ATCCTTCTGATTCGCATGTAGGCGATTCCCCGGAAAAAGACCAGACTGCCATCATTCTCCGGATGCGTAAGCTGTTCGAGGAGGAAAAATCCAAGAGCGAACAGCTTCGGAAGGAGTTGACGCGGCTGAAGAAATCATCCACCGTCAGCACCGAGGATTCGATCCGTGCGTCCGAGCTCGAGGTGGAGAACGAGAAGCTCCGGCAGGATTACAATCTACTACGGAACAGCATCAAGCGGGGTGTGGAATCGCGCGAGATGGAGGCACAGTACGGTGCCCTGCAGGAGGAGCTGAAGCGGCGCCGGGAGGAATGTATCTCGCTCAAGGCTGTCCTGGCACAGCAGAGCCAATCGTTACGTTCGCTCGGCCAGGCCGTCAACGGGGAGACGAGCCTACGGATACACGACGAGGGTGAGCTGATGGAGGCGTTCCAGGCGCAGAAACTGGTCAACCGGCAGCTCGAGTCGGAGCTGCGTGCCATCACGGATGCGAATAATGAATCGCTAGTCGAAAGCAACCGCATCATCGACGGGTTGAAGGCGGAAAATGGTGAACTGCAGGCGATCCTGCAGCAGCACGTCGAGGAGAACGACGCACAAGAACCGCCGGTGGACGTGGATACGCTGCGACAGACCGAGCAGTACCTGCGGCACGAGCTACGCAAGTCAACGGGCGAGTATGTGGGACTGCAGGAGCAACTGAACGAGCTGCTGGCAAAGAACAACGAGCTGCTGAAGAAGAACAACATCCTGGCGAACCGATTGCGCGATCACGGGCTAAACGATTCGATCCTCATGAACGATGAGTTCCACAacatggtggcggtggtgaagAAACAAACGCAATCCTCGCAGGGCATCCTAAAGTACCGCCAGGAGGACGAGAGCAAGATTATGCAGCGTCTCGTGACGGACCTGAAACCACGGGTGGCGGTTACACTTGCGCCGAGCTTGCCGGCGTACATGGTGTTTATGTGCATCCGGTACACGGATCTAGTCAATATGGACCAACACGTGCGCTCGCTGCTGACTCGCTTCGTGCAGATGATCAAGCGACTATACAAGGGCGCAAATTCGGTGGAAGTGCGCGTCATGTGGCTGGCCAATACCCTTAC TCTACACAATCTGATGAAACAGTTCGGCGGCTATCCGGAGTACAAGAAGTACAACACGGACGCACAGAACGCGCAGCAGCTGAAGAACTTTGATTTGGCCGAATACCGGCAGGTGATACACGAGACGATCGTCTCCATCCACGGCGTGCTGATACGGCAGATACAGGAAAGCCTCAAGCAGTACGTCGTGCCGGCGATTCTGCACCACGACGAGACGGCCCGGGGCAAGAGCCGGCGTACCATGTCGCTCGACATGTCACCCGAACAGCAGGGCCGATCCGAGCCGGAACTGTTGGTCCAGCAGCTCGAGTGTGTGTACAACCATCTGGCCAGCTTCGGGCTGGACGGTTGCTACATCGAGCAGATTTTCAAGCAGCTCATGTACTTCATCTGCGCCGTCTCGGTCAACAACCTGATGCTGCGCGGTGATCTGTGCATGTGGAAGACGGGCATGAAGCTGCGCTTCAATATGGGCTGCCTGGAGGGTTGGGTGCGCACGAAAAACATGAGCACGTCCGACGTGATGAAACCGTTTCAGCCGTTGAATCAGATCTCCTCGATACTGCAGCTGCGCAAAACCGAGGAGGACGTACAAACGCTGCTGGAGCAATGCACGTTACTTTCCACCGCGCAGGTTTTGAAG ATCATTAAATCCTACAAACCGGACGATTGCGAGGACCAGATCAAACCGGCTTTCATCGAGCGGTTGACGCAGCAGTTGAACCTTCGCTCCGAGCAGCGCGAATCCGACACGTACATGATGGACGAAGAGATCGTCAGCCCACTGGTCGTCGTGTTTAAGTATAGCGAGATCAACTTGGAGGAGATCGAAATACCACCCGAGCTGAACCTCGAGGGACTAGTGACCATGATTTAA